Within the Pseudomonas putida genome, the region CAAAAACGTCGGGCAAAAAAAAGGGCGCCGACCAAGCGCCCCATAAGCCGTAAAGCACACAACAAATTCAGTATCAGTCCAGCAAAGCCATCGCCTCGGCGCTACACGCTTCGATCCGCGCCCAGTCGCCGTTCTTGATCCAGCTGCTGTCGAGCATCCAGGTTCCGCCCACGCACATCACATTGGGCAGCGCCATGTAGTTGCGCACGTTGGCCGGGTTGACCCCACCGGTAGGGCAGAATCGAATATCACCGAACGGGCCACCAAAGGCCTTGATCGCTGCCACGCCGCCACTGATTTCCGCCGGGAACAGCTTGAAGCGGCGGTAACCCAGGGCATACCCCATCATGATTTCCGAAGGCGTGCTGATGCCCGGCAGCAATGGGATATCGCTGTCCACCCCAGCCTCGAGGATGTCCTGGGTGATCCCGGGGGTAACGACAAACTGCGCGCCAGCGGCTTCAACCGCTGCAAACATGCTGCGATCGAGCACCGTACCGGCGCCGACACACAGTTCCGGACGCTGCTCACGCAGCACCTGGATAGCCTTCAGGCCATACTGCGAGCGCAGGGTTACTTCCAAGGTGCGGATACCACCAGCGGCCAGGGCATCGGCCAGCGGCAGGATGTCTTCCTCACGGGCGATGGTGATCACCGGCAGGATGCGCGCCGCCCCACAGATCGCATCGATCCGGGCGGCTTTCTCGGCCATCGAGAGCAGAGGCTGGGGGCGTTCAAGGGTGGTCATGACAGTGGATCCTTTGCTCATGGGCACCAGTAGATGTCCAAGGGGTCGTGAAGAAAGGCGCGAATCGGCATTTCATTGAGGTCGTTGCCCGCCAGCGCGGCGCGCAGGGTAGCGAGTTTGCCCGGGCCCTGCACGGACAGCGCGATGAACGCGGCGCTGGCCAGCAGGGAACGGGTCAGCGAAAGGCGCTGGTGCGGCACGCTCGGCGCCAGCAACGGCAGGCAGCGGCGCGTGCTGTTCAGGTCCAGGCCTTCGGCCAGATTCGGGCTGCCGGGGAACAGCGAAGCGGTATGACCATCGTCGCCCATGCCCAGTACCAGCACGTCGATGGCCGGCAGATCGGCCAATGCCTGGTCGGCTTGGGCGGCCGCCGCGTCGAGGTTCTCGGCCTGCTGATACAGCCCGACAAAACGAGCCTTGGCAGCGCCCCCCTGGAACAGATGGCGGGCCAGCAAACCGGCATTGCTGTCGGCGTGCTCAACCGGCACCCAACGCTCGTCGGCCAGGCTGACGGTGACCTTGGACCAGTCCAGGGCCTCGGTCGCCAGCTTCTCCAGGAACGGCACCGGGCTGCGGCCACCGGACAACACCAGGCAAGCCCGCCCTTTCGCGGCGATGGCTGCGCGCAAGCGCTCGGCCACATCAGCCGCCAATGTTGCCGAAAGTACGCGGGCATCATTCAGCTGATGCGCCTTGACCGATGTCGGCAAATTCAATTCAGATATCCCCATACCACGCCCTCCCATCACGTGTAATCAGTGCGATCGAGCTCATCGGCCCCCAGGACCCAGCCGCATACGGCTTGGGCGCATCGCCGGCGCTTTGCCAGCCCGCGATCAACTGGTCGCACCACTTCCAGGCATATTCGATTTCATCCTTGCGCACGAACAGGTTCTGGTTGCCGCGCATCACCTCGAGCAGCAGGCGTTCGTAGGCATCCGGAATCCGCGCGGTGCGCCAGGTGTCGGAAAAATTCAATTGCAAGGGGCCGCTGCGCAGTTGCATGCCTTTGTCCAGGCCCTGCTCCTTGGTCATCACACGTAGAGAGATGCCTTCACTCGGCTGCAGGCGGATGATCAGTTTGTTGCCGACCTGCAAGCGCTGCTCCGGGGCGAAGATGTAGTGCGGCGTCTCCTTGAAGTGGATGACGATCTGCGACAGCTTCTGCGGCATGCGCTTACCGGTACGCAGGTAAAACGGTACCCCCGACCAACGCCAGTTACGAATATCGGCACGCAGGGCGACGAAGGTTTCCGTGTCGCTCTGGGCGTTGGCGTTGTCTTCCTCCAGGTAACCCGGCACCGGCTTGCCGTCGCTGTAGCCGGCGATGTACTGGCCGCGCACCACGCGGGTACTCAAGCCCTCGCCAGTGATCGGGGCAAGGGCCTTGAGCACCTTGACCTTCTCGTCGCGGATGCTGTCGGCTGAAAGCTCGCTGGGCGGGTCCATGGCGATCAGGCACAACAGCTGCAGCAGGTGGTTCTGAATCATGTCGCGCAGCTGGCCGGCCTTGTCGAAATAGCCCCAACGGCCTTCGATGCCGACCTTCTCGGCCACGGTGATTTCCACGTGGGAGATCGAGTTCTGGTTCCACTGGGTTTCGAACAGGCTGTTGGCGAAGCGCAGGGCGATCAGGTTCTGCACCGTCTCCTTGCCCAGGTAATGGTCGATGCGGTAAACACGGCTTTCCGGGAAGAACCGCGCCACGGCGTCGTTCACCCGGCGCGATGACTCAAGATCGTGCCCGATGGGCTTTTCCAGCACCACCCGGGTGCGCGCGGCAAGGCCCGCCTTGTCGAGGTTTTCGCAGATCGCGCCGTACACGGCCGCCGCAGTGGCGAAATAGGCAATCAGTGGCAGCTCGGCAGGTGCCTGCTCAGCCAGGGCCTGGTAGCCGTCCGGCTGCAGGAAGTCCAGGTGCTGGTAACGCAGACGCCCCAGAAAACGCGCCAGCGCCGCAGGCTCCAGATCAGCCTCCGCCACGTGCTTGCGCAGATGGGCCTCGATGGTATTCAGGTGCTCCTGTACGCTGCCAGGCTCGCGCGCCAGCGCCAGCAGGCGAGTATCGGCGTGCAGCAAATTGGCGCGGTCGAGCTGGTAGAGCGCAGGAAACAGCT harbors:
- a CDS encoding bifunctional 4-hydroxy-2-oxoglutarate aldolase/2-dehydro-3-deoxy-phosphogluconate aldolase — encoded protein: MTTLERPQPLLSMAEKAARIDAICGAARILPVITIAREEDILPLADALAAGGIRTLEVTLRSQYGLKAIQVLREQRPELCVGAGTVLDRSMFAAVEAAGAQFVVTPGITQDILEAGVDSDIPLLPGISTPSEIMMGYALGYRRFKLFPAEISGGVAAIKAFGGPFGDIRFCPTGGVNPANVRNYMALPNVMCVGGTWMLDSSWIKNGDWARIEACSAEAMALLD
- the zwf gene encoding glucose-6-phosphate dehydrogenase codes for the protein MAAISVEPCTFALFGALGDLALRKLFPALYQLDRANLLHADTRLLALAREPGSVQEHLNTIEAHLRKHVAEADLEPAALARFLGRLRYQHLDFLQPDGYQALAEQAPAELPLIAYFATAAAVYGAICENLDKAGLAARTRVVLEKPIGHDLESSRRVNDAVARFFPESRVYRIDHYLGKETVQNLIALRFANSLFETQWNQNSISHVEITVAEKVGIEGRWGYFDKAGQLRDMIQNHLLQLLCLIAMDPPSELSADSIRDEKVKVLKALAPITGEGLSTRVVRGQYIAGYSDGKPVPGYLEEDNANAQSDTETFVALRADIRNWRWSGVPFYLRTGKRMPQKLSQIVIHFKETPHYIFAPEQRLQVGNKLIIRLQPSEGISLRVMTKEQGLDKGMQLRSGPLQLNFSDTWRTARIPDAYERLLLEVMRGNQNLFVRKDEIEYAWKWCDQLIAGWQSAGDAPKPYAAGSWGPMSSIALITRDGRAWYGDI
- the pgl gene encoding 6-phosphogluconolactonase; this translates as MGISELNLPTSVKAHQLNDARVLSATLAADVAERLRAAIAAKGRACLVLSGGRSPVPFLEKLATEALDWSKVTVSLADERWVPVEHADSNAGLLARHLFQGGAAKARFVGLYQQAENLDAAAAQADQALADLPAIDVLVLGMGDDGHTASLFPGSPNLAEGLDLNSTRRCLPLLAPSVPHQRLSLTRSLLASAAFIALSVQGPGKLATLRAALAGNDLNEMPIRAFLHDPLDIYWCP